The genome window CTCTTCGTGCCTTTGTGGTGAAAAATAGTGCCTCCGTACACTCCGAGACTTAAAAAGGCATATTCAACACAGCATAAAAATTGAAAAAGATAATCGGAAACTATCGATAAATTTGGCTATTACGCAAACGATAAAAAAAAGACTACTTGCTAAACAATGACCTATCAATATTCAACACAGCAATAAAATTATAATATTTTATTGCGGCCTGGTGTAATCCTGGTATGATTGAGACAACAGTCGCTCTCAAGCGGCACCAAGTTTACACCAGGCGGCACTACGACTTTAAAAATAATTTTTAATTACTTATGATCTGCTCAAAAAGAAGGATAATTTTACTCGTCGTCCCCTTCGTCGGCCTCGTCAGTGTAGTCGATGCCGCCCGCGAGGACCGCCAATATGGTGTCCAGGCCATCTACGCCCTCGGCCACAAAGCTCTCCGGCGGGATCTTCTCATAGACTTTATCGCTGTCGAACTTCTTCCCCGCCAGCACCAGCGCTCCGGCCTTGCCCATGAGCTCGAAAGCCTTATCCATGTCGCCGCCATCCTCGGCCTTTGAGGCCTCCAGCACGAGCTCCTCCACCTTCTTCTTGGAGTCGAATTCGCCGGAAACAAAGGCTTCGGCCGCGGCGAAGGCGCCCACCAGCGAGGACTGCACTGACTCGATCATCGCGTCCTTGTCCTCGTCCATGGGTTCCACCTTGGCGAGCACTATCTCCTTCATATTCTGGATGTTGATCGCAGCGTCGTCCTTAGACAGGGTGCCAAGCTGGAGCTTGCCGGTGATCTTGCA of Methanocella sp. contains these proteins:
- a CDS encoding DUF2150 family protein codes for the protein MFSFYSQERWNNWINQVKESKFKIDPTAEGLGREGIVFLDMEEDVILALCKITGKLQLGTLSKDDAAINIQNMKEIVLAKVEPMDEDKDAMIESVQSSLVGAFAAAEAFVSGEFDSKKKVEELVLEASKAEDGGDMDKAFELMGKAGALVLAGKKFDSDKVYEKIPPESFVAEGVDGLDTILAVLAGGIDYTDEADEGDDE